A portion of the Stigmatella aurantiaca DW4/3-1 genome contains these proteins:
- a CDS encoding cysteine desulfurase-like protein, whose product MTPPFFQHFPALRSGFSYLDNAAGAQVPTHVIDAITQFLSQGSCNVGQPYPASQRATELKAQARAATASFLNCEPGEVMLGTSATALTFQLGRAFSHLFKPGDNIVLSELEHEANASPWRMLEAKGVEVRLWRARWPEGRLDLADLRPLLTPRTRLVAVTAAANSVGTLPDVAATAELAHSAGAWTVVDAVHSSPHLLPDVKAWDADFVVFSPYKVFGPHLGCLSIRQDLLERLPADKLWFVPDDSPQKFEPGTANHEGLAGWLGALSYLREVLGEGKPGRAGLEQAYRRIEALERPLLESALERLLRHPRIRLYGPPEPQGRVATFCFNVTGVAPRAAATHLGLNGVAVAAGHYYATLAAQALGLMPDGAVRASLLHYNTSEDLDRLFAGLDSLP is encoded by the coding sequence ATGACGCCCCCCTTCTTCCAGCATTTCCCCGCCCTGCGCTCCGGCTTCAGCTACCTCGACAACGCCGCGGGCGCCCAGGTGCCCACCCACGTCATCGACGCCATCACCCAGTTCCTCTCCCAGGGAAGCTGCAATGTGGGCCAGCCCTACCCGGCTTCCCAGAGGGCCACCGAGCTGAAGGCTCAGGCGCGCGCCGCCACCGCCAGCTTCCTCAACTGCGAGCCCGGAGAAGTCATGCTGGGCACCAGCGCCACCGCCCTCACCTTTCAGCTCGGACGGGCCTTCAGCCACCTGTTCAAGCCAGGAGACAACATCGTCCTCTCCGAGCTCGAGCACGAAGCCAACGCCAGCCCCTGGCGCATGCTGGAGGCCAAGGGGGTGGAGGTGAGGCTCTGGCGGGCCCGCTGGCCCGAAGGCCGGTTGGACCTCGCGGATTTGCGCCCCCTGCTCACCCCACGGACGCGGCTGGTCGCGGTGACGGCCGCAGCCAACTCAGTGGGTACCCTCCCAGATGTGGCGGCCACCGCCGAGCTTGCGCACTCCGCCGGAGCCTGGACCGTCGTCGATGCGGTGCACTCCAGCCCCCACCTGCTGCCCGATGTGAAGGCGTGGGATGCGGACTTCGTGGTGTTTTCCCCGTACAAGGTCTTCGGCCCGCATCTGGGCTGTCTGTCCATCCGCCAGGATCTGCTGGAGCGCCTGCCGGCGGACAAGCTGTGGTTCGTGCCCGACGACAGTCCGCAGAAGTTCGAGCCGGGAACCGCCAACCATGAGGGCCTTGCTGGCTGGTTGGGAGCCCTGAGCTATCTGCGCGAGGTTCTCGGCGAAGGGAAACCCGGGCGCGCCGGGCTGGAACAGGCCTACCGCCGCATCGAGGCGTTGGAGCGGCCCTTGCTGGAGTCCGCGCTGGAACGCTTGCTGCGCCACCCTCGCATCCGGTTGTACGGCCCTCCGGAGCCCCAAGGCCGGGTGGCCACCTTCTGCTTCAATGTGACGGGAGTGGCCCCTCGCGCGGCGGCAACGCACCTGGGCCTGAACGGGGTGGCGGTGGCGGCAGGCCACTACTACGCCACCCTGGCCGCACAGGCGCTGGGCCTCATGC